A genomic segment from Salvia splendens isolate huo1 chromosome 13, SspV2, whole genome shotgun sequence encodes:
- the LOC121762232 gene encoding E3 ubiquitin-protein ligase RGLG2-like: MGNRSSKRSISGRYTSYASSSNSWSHNAYPQSSHNHAPPTPSYGDPPPESKRRLERKYSRIDDNYNNIDQVTDALARAGLESSNLIVGIDFTKSNEWTGARSFHRRSLHHIGDEQNPYEQAISIIGRTLSKFDEDNLIPCFGFGDASTHDQEVFSFFPDERFCEGFEEVMSRYRELVPQLRLAGPTSFAPVIEMAITIVEQSGGQYHVLVIIADGQVTRSVDTDRGQLSPQEKKTVDAIVKASEYPLSIILVGVGDGPWDMMKEFDDNIPARAFDNFQFVNFTDIMSKNMDPSRKEAEFALSALMEIPSQYKATLELNILGASRGKGIDRVPLPPPLYGAASFSTPKPARSNSFQPSAPSSSEREPVLRTSQSGSHSSSENHLCPICITEPKDMAFGCGHQTCCECGQDLSSCPICRMTIHTRIKLY; this comes from the exons ATGGGCAACAGGAGTTCGAAAAGGTCAATATCAGGCCGGTACACATCTTATGCATCCAGTTCAAATTCATGGAGCCATAATGCCTATCCTCAGTCTAGTCACAACCATGCTCCTCCAACTCCGAGCTATGGCGATCCACCCCCAGAATCCAAGAGAAGGCTGGAGAGGAAGTACTCGAGAATAGATGACAATTACAATAACATAGATCAG GTCACGGATGCCCTTGCACGTGCTGGTCTGGAATCCTCAAATTTAATAGTTGGTATTGATTTCACAAAGAGCAATGAGTGGACTG GTGCCAGGTCATTTCATAGGAGAAGTTTGCACCACATTGGCGATGAGCAGAATCCCTATGAACAAGCCATATCAATCATCGGAAGAACACTATCCAAATTCGATGAAGACAATTTGATTCCTTGCTTCGGATTTGGAGATG CTTCGACACATGACCAAGAAGTCTTCAGCTTTTTCCCGGACGAGAGAttttgtgagggttttgaggaAGTAATGTCACGTTATAGAGAACTAGTTCCCCAATTGCGACTTGCAG GACCAACATCATTTGCTCCTGTCATTGAAATGGCTATCACTATTGTAGAACAGAGCGGTGGCCAGTACCACGTTTTAGTGATTATAGCTGATGGGCAG GTCACGAGAAGTGTTGACACTGATCGTGGCCAGTTAAGTCCCCAAGAGAAGAAAACGGTTGATGCAATTGTCAAAGCGAG TGAGTACCCCTTATCAATAATATTGGTGGGAGTTGGAGATGGGCCTTGGGATATGATGAAGGAATTTGACGACAATATTCCTGCTCGTGCCTTCGACAATTTTCAG TTCGTAAACTTCACAGATATTATGTCGAAAAACATGGACCCTTCCCGTAAAGAGGCCGAGTTTGCACTTTCAGCTTTGATGGAAATACCTTCTCAATACAAAGCAACACTCGAGCTTAATATTCTTGG TGCTTCAAGAGGGAAAGGTATAGATCGGGTTCCTCTCCCTCCTCCTCTGTACGGTGCAGCTTCTTTCTCCACGCCAAAACCTGCCCGCTCCAACAGTTTCCAGCCGAGCGCACCTTCTTCTAGCGAGCGGGAGCCAGTTTTAAGAACAAGCCAATCTGGAAGCCATTCTTCTTCTGAGAACCAT CTCTGTCCAATCTGCATCACTGAACCGAAGGATATGGCATTTGGCTGCGGACACCAG ACCTGCTGCGAATGCGGGCAAGACCTCTCATCGTGCCCAATTTGTCGGATGACGATTCACACGAGGATAAAGCTCTACTAG